The Vibrio tasmaniensis genome has a segment encoding these proteins:
- the parA gene encoding ParA family partition ATPase produces the protein MSNIIAILNPKGGAGKTTIALHLARALKEYGTVLLVDSDPQGSARDWAEQGGGNSFPIVGVDRAGALKSTIKQLANGYEWIVIDGAAKLEEMAAHAVSSADLVIIPIQPSPLDLWACESLVSQIKQRQIITDGVPTAAFQISRAKKGTNLAKEVRKVVADYDLPLLDGNIYDRTIFAKALSDGITALDMEPDSSASFEIKHMTKQIIRGFE, from the coding sequence ATGTCAAATATTATTGCGATTTTGAATCCGAAGGGTGGAGCGGGAAAGACCACTATAGCGTTACATTTAGCAAGAGCTTTAAAAGAGTACGGTACTGTTCTATTAGTTGACTCAGATCCTCAAGGCTCTGCTAGAGATTGGGCTGAACAAGGTGGTGGTAATTCATTTCCAATTGTTGGTGTTGATAGAGCCGGTGCTTTAAAAAGTACAATAAAACAATTGGCTAATGGGTATGAATGGATTGTTATCGATGGCGCGGCTAAATTGGAAGAAATGGCTGCTCATGCTGTCAGTTCTGCTGACTTAGTTATCATTCCAATACAGCCTTCTCCTTTAGACTTATGGGCGTGTGAAAGCTTGGTTAGTCAGATCAAACAACGACAGATTATAACTGACGGTGTTCCTACCGCTGCTTTTCAAATATCAAGAGCTAAGAAAGGAACAAATTTAGCCAAAGAAGTTCGTAAGGTTGTTGCTGATTATGATTTGCCTTTATTGGATGGAAATATTTACGACAGGACAATATTTGCTAAAGCATTGTCTGATGGTATTACTGCTTTAGATATGGAACCGGATAGTTCTGCTTCATTCGAAATTAAGCATATGACAAAACAGATTATCAGGGGTTTTGAATAA
- a CDS encoding phage protein, with product MKYREMSKNYIFRELECQMTKEEVAELCFKTVRTVTGWDEGKPIPPECKRLMRMAKGRELSVSDDWEQFKMLYDSMELPTGQVVRPQQILAGIALLGIQSELEIKTSTHLLGLARAIANIKK from the coding sequence TTGAAGTATCGCGAAATGAGTAAGAATTACATTTTTCGAGAGTTAGAGTGCCAGATGACGAAGGAAGAGGTTGCTGAACTGTGTTTTAAAACTGTGAGGACTGTCACGGGTTGGGATGAAGGAAAACCGATACCACCTGAGTGTAAAAGGCTTATGCGTATGGCAAAAGGTCGGGAACTCAGCGTTAGCGATGATTGGGAACAGTTCAAAATGTTATACGACAGTATGGAGCTGCCGACAGGCCAAGTCGTGAGGCCGCAACAAATATTAGCAGGGATTGCTCTATTGGGAATTCAGTCTGAATTAGAAATCAAGACTTCAACTCACTTACTTGGGCTTGCTAGAGCGATAGCTAATATCAAGAAATAG
- a CDS encoding Rpn family recombination-promoting nuclease/putative transposase: MKTPTSIHDGLFKSFLTVPETAKDFLNIHLPERIKQICNLDTLRLQPGSFLEEELVPYYSDVLYSMKTEEGVGYVYALIEHQSRPDKHMGFRMMRYAIAAMKQHLEAGNEALPLVVPLLFYHGKTSPYPYSTNWLDEFEHPEMAKTLYSQSFPLVDVTVMPDDEIIQHKRVALLELVQKHVRQRDLLDFTDTLVTLLLERLITTNQLDSLIEYLLRVGETSNLEDLMRTLAQQVPEHEERFMTVAEQLEARGREQGLKQGLKQGLKQGLEKGRQEGEAFGRQEGLQEGQQEAKFAIAKKMLAAGLDKSLISETTGLSEKELLTLIN; this comes from the coding sequence ATGAAAACACCGACATCTATACACGACGGATTGTTTAAATCGTTCCTGACAGTGCCAGAAACAGCTAAAGATTTCTTAAACATCCATTTGCCAGAGCGCATCAAGCAAATCTGCAATCTCGATACACTCCGGCTTCAACCTGGTTCATTTTTAGAAGAAGAGCTAGTGCCGTACTATTCAGACGTACTTTACTCAATGAAGACAGAGGAAGGGGTAGGGTATGTATACGCTTTGATAGAGCATCAAAGCAGACCAGATAAGCATATGGGCTTTCGCATGATGCGATATGCTATTGCCGCAATGAAGCAACACCTAGAGGCAGGCAACGAAGCATTACCTTTGGTTGTACCCTTGCTGTTCTATCATGGCAAAACGAGCCCATACCCGTACAGCACAAATTGGCTGGACGAATTTGAACATCCAGAGATGGCCAAGACACTGTATAGCCAGAGTTTTCCCTTGGTGGATGTAACAGTGATGCCAGATGATGAGATCATTCAGCATAAACGAGTGGCGTTGTTGGAGTTAGTTCAAAAGCATGTACGGCAAAGAGACTTATTGGATTTTACAGACACACTGGTTACACTGTTATTAGAACGTTTAATCACAACCAACCAATTAGACAGTTTAATTGAGTATTTACTTAGAGTAGGGGAGACATCAAATCTAGAAGATTTGATGCGAACTTTAGCTCAACAAGTACCGGAGCATGAGGAGCGCTTCATGACAGTAGCAGAACAATTAGAAGCCCGCGGTCGAGAGCAAGGCTTAAAACAAGGCTTAAAACAAGGCTTAAAACAAGGCTTAGAAAAAGGTCGTCAAGAAGGCGAAGCTTTTGGTCGTCAAGAAGGACTTCAAGAAGGTCAGCAAGAAGCAAAATTTGCTATAGCTAAAAAAATGCTGGCAGCGGGTCTAGACAAGTCGTTGATTTCTGAAACCACAGGATTGTCAGAGAAAGAGCTTTTAACTCTTATTAACTGA